A single genomic interval of Lathyrus oleraceus cultivar Zhongwan6 chromosome 7, CAAS_Psat_ZW6_1.0, whole genome shotgun sequence harbors:
- the LOC127106161 gene encoding 4-hydroxy-3-methylbut-2-enyl diphosphate reductase, chloroplastic, whose protein sequence is MAFLAHFSRLPAATRINVPSPDTFRCHKVFSLRSSADFDFDPKVFRKNLTRGDNYNRKGFGHKEETLKLMKHEYTSDIIETLKKNEYEYTWGNVTVMLAEAFGFCWGVDKAVQIAYEATKQFPNHKIWITNEIIHNPTVNKRLEEMGVENIPIREGKKQFEVVNEGDVVILPAFGAAVDEMLILSDKNVQIVDTTCQWVSKVWNVVEKHKKGDYTSIIHGKYAHEETVATASFAGKYIIVKNMAEAEYVCDYILGGELNGSSSTREALYEKFKFAVSKGFEPDNDLIKLGIANQTTMLKGETEEIGKLVERTMMRKFGVENVNEHFISFNTICNATQERQDAIYKLVEKDMDLMLVVGGWNSSNTSHLQEIAEERGIPSYWIDSEQRIGPGNRIEHKLNHGKLVETENFLPKGPLKIGVTSGASTPDKVVGDALIKLFDLKREE, encoded by the exons ATGGCTTTCCTTGCCCACTTTTCCCGTCTCCCCGCCGCCACTCGCATCAACGTTCCTTCCCCGGACACTTTCCGCTGCCACAAAGTCTTCTCACTCCGTTCTTCAGCCGACTTCGATTTCGATCCCAAGGTGTTCCGAAAGAACCTCACCAGGGGTGACAATTATAACCGCAAAGGCTTTGGACACAAGGAAGAGACACTCAAACTCATGAAACACGAGTACACTA GTGACATCATTGAGACATTGAAGAAAAATGAGTATGAGTATACATGGGGTAATGTCACTGTTATGCTAGCAGAAGCCTTTGGCTTTTGTTGGGGAGTTGACAAAGCTGTTCAAATTGCTTATGAGGCCACAAAACAGTTTCCTAATCACAAAATTTGGATTACCAATGAAATCATTCACAATCCAACGGTTAATAAG CGGCTAGAGGAGATGGGTGTGGAGAATATTCCTATAAGAGAAGGAAAGAAACAATTTGAGGTTGTCAACGAGGGTGATGTAGTCATATTGCCTGCTTTTGGAGCCGCAGTCGATGAGATGTTGATTTTGAGTGACAAAAATGTTCAAATCGTTGATACGACTTGCCAGTGGGTTTCAAAG GTATGGAATGTTGTCGAGAAACACAAGAAAGGAGATTATACCTCGATAATTCACGGTAAATATGCCCATGAGGAAACGGTAGCAACTGCTTCTTTTGCTGGAAAGTACATAATTGTGAAAAATATGGCAGAG GCTGAATATGTTTGCGACTATATTCTTGGTGGTGAACTTAATGGATCCAGCTCAACCAGAGAGGCATTATACGAG AAATTTAAATTTGCAGTTTCTAAGGGCTTTGAACCAGACAATGACCTGATAAAACTTGGCATTGCAAATCAGACAACAATGCTTAAAGGAGAGACTGAAGAGATCG GGAAACTAGTAGAGAGGACTATGATGCGCAAATTTGGCGTGGAAAACGTTAACGAGCACTTCATAAGCTTCAACACAATTTGTAATGCTACCCAG GAGAGACAAGATGCTATCTACAAGCTGGTAGAGAAAGATATGGATCTTATGTTAGTAGTTGGTGGCTGGAACTCGAGCAATACATCACACCTGCAAGAGATAGCTGAGGAACGCGGAATTCCTTCTTACTGGATCGACAGTGAGCAAAGAATTGGTCCAGGAAACAGAATAGAACACAAGTTGAAT CATGGCAAGCTTGTGGAAACAGAGAACTTTCTACCAAAGGGCCCATTAAAGATCGGTGTAACTTCTGGTGCATCCACACCAGACAAG GTTGTGGGAGACGCGCTCATCAAGCTGTTTGACTTGAAAAGGGAAGAATGA
- the LOC127106162 gene encoding 40S ribosomal protein S15-4 → MADVEPEVAAQGVPKKRTFKKFSFRGVDLDALLDMSTDELVKLFSARARRRFQRGLTRKPMALIKKLRKAKREAPPGEKPEPVRTHLRNMIIVPEMIGSIIGVYNGKTFNQVEIKPEMIGHYLAEFSISYKPVKHGRPGIGATHSSRFIPLK, encoded by the exons ATG GCAGATGTTGAACCCGAAGTCGCCGCACAAGGAGTGCCAAAGAAGAGAACATTCAAGAAGTTCAGTTTCAGAGGTGTTGATCTCGATGCACTCTTGGATATGTCCACTGATGAACTCGTCAAGCTCTTCTCTGCTCGTGCTCGCAGAAG GTTTCAACGTGGTCTGACCCGCAAGCCTATGGCACTCATCAAGAAGCTCCGCAAGGCG AAACGGGAGGCACCACCTGGTGAGAAGCCGGAACCAGTGAGGACTCACCTCCGTAACATGATCATTGTTCCTGAGATGATTGGTAGCATCATTGGTGTCTACAATGGCAAGACCTTCAATCAAGTTGAAATTAAACCTGAAATGATTGGTCACTATCTTGCTGAATTCTCAATCTCTTACAAGCCTGTGAAGCACGGTAGGCCCGGTATTGGTGCTACTCACTCCTCCAGATTTATTCCTCTCAAATGA
- the LOC127106159 gene encoding cytochrome c biogenesis protein CCS1, chloroplastic, with protein sequence MNYSNHCLPKTHFLKVPTFHPFFKFNPFPYTNYASNRTHTLSFTINCSLKNVGKKDLLSRKIVLSEAPPPPLTQDNDAPSTSKEKKGPSGLFKKLSKRVLQILSNLPLAIGEMFTIAFLMGLGTFIEQGETPEFYFQHYPEDHPVLGFFTWRWIFFLGFDHMYSAPIFLGMLVLLAASLMACTYTTQLPLIKVSKRWSFMHSAEVIRKQEFSEALPRASIQDVGTILMGAGYEVFLKGPTLYAFRGLAGRLAPVGVHIALLLIMAGGTLSAAGSFKGSVNVPQGLNFVVGDVLGPTGFLSSPTDAFNTEVHVNRFSMDYYESGEVSQFRTDLSLLNMDGKEVMRKTISVNDPLRYEGITIYQTDWSISTLQVLKDKEGPFNLAVAPLKINGDKKLYGTFLPVGDVNSPNVKGISMLARDLQSIVLYDTEGKFAGVRRPNSNLPINIDGSEIVIVDAIGSSGLDLKTDPGVPVVYAGFGALMLTTCISYLSHSQIWALQDGTTVVIGGKTNRAKLEFPDEMNLLLDKIPEIVESSSLSKQS encoded by the exons ATGAACTACTCAAATCACTGTCTTCCCAAAACCCATTTTCTCAAAGTTCCCACCTTTCACCCTTTCTTCAAATTCAACCCATTCCCATACACTAACTATGCTTCAAACAGAACTCATACTCTCTCATTCACCATCAACTGCAGCCTCAAAAACGTGGGGAAGAAGGACTTATTGTCCCGGAAGATTGTCTTATCAGAAGCTCCTCCTCCACCACTCACACAGGATAATGATGCTCCTTCAACTTCAAAGGAAAAGAAAGGCCCTAGTGGTTTGTTTAAGAAGTTGAGCAAAAGGGTCTTGCAGATTCTCTCTAATTTGCCTTTGGCTATTGGAGAAATGTTCACCATTGCTTTTTTAATGGGCTTGG GCACTTTTATTGAACAAGGTGAGACTCCTGAGTTTTATTTCCAACACTACCCTGAAGATCATCCTGTCTTAGGATTTTTTACTTGGAGATGGATTTTCTTCCTTGGTTTTGATCACATGTATTCGGCGCCTATATTTCTTGGCATGTTGGTTCTTCTTGCTGCTTCCCTTATGGCCTGCACATACACGACACAGCTCCCACTCATCAAGGTTTCTAAAAG ATGGTCATTTATGCACTCTGCCGAGGTCATACGCAAGCAAGAGTTTTCAGAAGCGTTGCCCAGAGCATCAATCCAAGATGTTGGTACTATACTAATGGGAGCTGGATATGAG GTATTCTTGAAAGGACCAACTTTGTATGCTTTCCGTGGACTTGCCGGTCGGCTAGCCCCAGTTGGAGTTCACATAGCACTTTTGTTGATAATGGCTGGAGGAACTTTAAGTGCTGCAGGGAGCTTTAAAGGTTCAGTCAATGTGCCTCAGGGGCTAAATTTTGTTGTAGGAGATGTTCTCGGTCCTACTGGCTTTCTTTCGTCTCCGACTGATGCTTTTAATACAGAGGTTCATGTCAACAGATTCTCTATGGATTATTATGAAAGTGGAGAG GTTTCACAGTTCCGCACCGATCTTTCCCTGTTGAACATGGATGGGAAAGAAGTAATGAGAAAAACAATTAGTGTAAATGATCCTTTAAGATACGAGGGTATCACGATATACCAAACGGATTGGAGTATTTCAACTCTACAAGTTCTCAAGGACAAAGAAGGACCTTTTAATTTGGCTGTGGCACCTCTTAAGATCAATGGAGATAAGAAACTTTATGGTACTTTTCTACCTGTTGGAGATGTTAACTCTCCTAATGTCAAGGGAAT ATCTATGCTTGCTCGTGACCTGCAATCGATTGTCCTTTATGATACGGAAGGGAAGTTTGCCGGAGTTAGACGACCTAATTCAAATCTCCCAATCAACATTGATGGCTCAGAAATTGTCATTGTTGATGCAATAGGAAGTAGTGGCCTGGACTTGAAG ACTGACCCTGGTGTGCCAGTTGTGTATGCTGGCTTTGGTGCTCTAATGCTCACTACTTGCATCAGCTACTTATCTCACTCACAG ATATGGGCCTTACAAGACGGGACAACAGTCGTCATCGGAGGGAAGACAAATAGAGCAAAATTAGAGTTTCCGGACGAGATGAACCTCTTGCTTGACAAAATCCCTGAAATAGTTGAATCATCATCTCTATCTAAGCAAAGCTGA